Within the Nerophis ophidion isolate RoL-2023_Sa linkage group LG01, RoL_Noph_v1.0, whole genome shotgun sequence genome, the region CCGTCCTGGCGGACACTCGGATGGGCTTCACCTGCGGAGCAGCGAGGGACACGCTCACGTCCGATCGGACGCCTTCCTCCCGTCGGGCGGCTGGGTTACCTTTGGGGGAAGCTGGATGACTTTGGGTCTGTTGTAGATGTTGGAGTAGGTGCCTGCGGGAGAGCACACGTAGATAATGTGCACATAGAACTGGATCAAACCTTTTAGAACTAAATATTACGACTACGTATAAATTCTGCTGATATCCTTTTGGAAGTTAAAATGTAGTATCAGTACATTGCGAGTAATTAGACTAGGTATGTCGCTGcttagtgatgatgatgatgaagtcaACAACACCCCAACACTTGTCAACATAAACGGACCATTTTTTAGCGATGCCCCCTCCTGGATCtcacataaatacatttttttttagtaagaataaaaataaaaacggtGAGTGGCGTTTGAACGGGCCCCGACGCACATCAGGTTTCACGCGAGTCGATACCCTAAACCACGACCAAAAATTTCaggaatgctaacattagcatggtagcaGCTAGCACGCTAACAGCTAGTATGTGTCAAATACAAAGTTATACGACTAAAGCAATTGGCTGAAAAATGCgacttttatgcttaagggccgttgctatagttatcatcaattgtgctgaaattgtatttttcgttgtctgtgcaaagctggaaatccaaaagattgcaagccagtctggtatcagtgttTGTTGCCAGAATctgcctgctgactgccaaggccgaacatcgagtaccgtgacgcatccggtggccatgtactgctcgcctgtgtatcggctggggacatctctgcgctgctgatccgcctccgcttgggatgttttcccgctggctccgctgtgaacgggactctcgctgctgtgttggatccgctttggactggactctcgcgactgtgttggatccattatggattgaactttcacagtatcatgttagacccgctcgacatccttgcTTTCgtcctccaaggttctcatagtcatcattgtcaccgacatcccactgggtgtgagttttccttgcccttatgtgggcctcccgaggatgtcgtagtggtttgtgcagccctttgagacactagtgattcagggctatatgagtaaacattgattgattgattgacatattgtgtctaactggagctgtcgagattacccccttctcTCAtaatgtaaccagggacctcccaaatagaggaagcacgtgggctggacttttagagcgtagtttggatctgtaactagagcaCAGCCCAAAAAACGTGTCTCCTCAATTGaatctgcatgattccttgcttcttgtctgtttaatagatgtcatcagtgtttgaacccgacacCTGTGGAGTGGAAGGAGACGCCGATGTACTCACTGATGATAGTCTCGCAGTCCCACTTGTCTTCTGGCGCCGAGATGACCAAGGTCTCCATCTCCTCCTCCTCGTCATCGCCCTCCTCCTGCAGGACAGGAAGTTGTTTGGGGCCCAAGTCGTCGGGCCTCAGAGAGCTGCAGCAGAGAGAAGGTCAGACACAAGCGGCGGCGTCTCCGCGGGACTTCTTGACTCACTCTTTGGCTTTCTGGACAAAGTAGTCCTTGAGGACTTCCTCCAGGCGAGCGCTGTCCGGCTGGATGAATCCTTCCAGCTCGGCGTTGTCCAGAGCGCCGATCTCGTCGTCGTCGTACTGCTGGTACATCTGGACACACGCGTCCTGTAAGACGGCGGCGACAAGGACGAGGTGCGGGGGACGGGCGTACCCACCTGCTCGAAGCGGTCGTCCAGCAGAGTGAGCTGCTCGCTCCGCCTCATCACCGACGACGTCAGCGAGTACTCGGTGAAGCGGCTCTTCGTCTCCTCGTCCAGGAAGAGATGCTCGCGGGGGCGGCCGTCTTCCGAGAGCCCGCCCTCCGAGTCAAAATCCTCGTCGTCGTCCGTGTCCTCCCACTCCTCGTCTTCATCGCTGTCAACCGGCAAAGGTTCACACCTCCGGCTCAAACTTAACACGGCTTGACCCCGCCCCTTTTAATCACCTGAGCTCCACGGCGGCGCCGGCGTTGTTGGCTTGGACGACAAAGTCGTCTTCCAGCTCGTTCTCGGGGTCGTCGTAGTCAAAGTCGTCGTCCAGAGCGGCCACAATGTCGGGGTCCATGTCCAGACGCGGTCCTGACAAGAAGCACACGCCAATTACCACAGGAATACCAGAAACATTTCTAGTACCGTATTTcctagtatgcgcctgcctagaattactcccgggtcaaactcgtcacgtcacgagagacacttcacctgtcatcattttcaaaatggaggagcctgatttcaatcatttgaaatcgcataaagggaagaacaataggagttattcagtaggatttaaggtccaagctattgaatatgctagaaagaacagtaagcagctatgttttgttaatataccgtagctgcgtgtgtcaaatatgagtcattaaatgacttccgcctcctggtggtagagggcgctagtgatccttcttgcgactacttggggcggtttagctcggttggtagagtggccgtg harbors:
- the ltv1 gene encoding protein LTV1 homolog, translating into MPRRKKKSFIEKKKAVTFHLVHRSQRDPLAADETAPQRVLLPVAKGKAEKRQEEQRSYGVFFDDDYDYLQHLKEATCQMELVAAAASPHDDHDEGDADTVAPAASLMLPSSVFASDFEEEVGLLNKAAPTSGPRLDMDPDIVAALDDDFDYDDPENELEDDFVVQANNAGAAVELSDEDEEWEDTDDDEDFDSEGGLSEDGRPREHLFLDEETKSRFTEYSLTSSVMRRSEQLTLLDDRFEQMYQQYDDDEIGALDNAELEGFIQPDSARLEEVLKDYFVQKAKDSLRPDDLGPKQLPVLQEEGDDEEEEMETLVISAPEDKWDCETIISTYSNIYNRPKVIQLPPKVKPIRVSARTGIPLDVLPAREPSAKQAERMSRINDSDLPRVATQPRLKDESKDERKARKQAIKEERKERRVEKKANQRAFKEEKVRQEKQMLNLRNNVQGLKLS